The Vulpes vulpes isolate BD-2025 chromosome 8, VulVul3, whole genome shotgun sequence genome has a window encoding:
- the SMIM41 gene encoding small integral membrane protein 41, translating into MNGSQAGAAAPATWLSSCCNQSGGTPEPPEGPRVVQAAVLGVLSLLVLCGVLFLGGGLLLRAQGLTASLAREPRASCEAEPSGASGGEDDP; encoded by the coding sequence ATGAACGGCTCCCAGGCGGGCGCTGCGGCCCCAGCCACCTGGCTGAGCTCCTGCTGCAACCAGTCCGGGGGGACGCCGGAGCCCCCCGAGGGGCCGCGCGTCGTGCAGGCGGCCGTGCTGGGCGTGCTGTCGCTGCTGGTGCTCTGCGGGGTCCTGTTCCTGGGCGGTGGCCTCCTCCTCCGGGCCCAGGGCCTGACGGCCTCACTGGCCCGAGAGCCGCGCGCATCCTGCGAGGCCGAGCCCAGCGGCGCCAGCGGAGGCGAGGACGACCCCTAG
- the ATG101 gene encoding autophagy-related protein 101 → MNCRSEVLEVSVEGRQVEEAMLAVLHTVLLHRSTGKFHYKKEGTYSIGTVGTQDVDCDFIDFTYVRVSSEELDRALRKVVGEFKDALRNSGGDGLGQMSLEFYQKKKSRWPFSDECIPWEVWTVKVHVVALATEQERQICREKVGEKLCEKVINIVEVMNRHEYLPKMPTQSEVDNVFDTGLRDVQPYLYKISFQITDALGTSVTTTMRRLIKDTLAL, encoded by the exons ATGAACTGTCGCTCGGAGGTGCTGGAGGTGTCGGTGGAAGGGCGGCAGGTGGAGGAGGCCATGCTGGCCGTGCTGCACACAGTGCTGCTGCACCGTAGCACAGGCAAGTTCCACTACAAGAAGGAGGGCACCTACTCCATTGGCACCGTGGGCACCCAGGATGTGGACTGTGACTTCATCGACTTCACCTACGTGCGCGTCTCCTCCGAGGAGCTGGACCGTGCCCTGCGCAAGGTTGTGGGCGAATTCAAG GACGCACTGCGCAACTCTGGGGGTGATGGGCTGGGGCAGATGTCCCTGGAGTTCTACCAGAAGAAGAAGTCTCGCTGGCCTTTCTCCGACGAATGCATCCCCTGGGAAGTGTGGACGGTCAAGGTGCACGTGGTAGCCCTGGCCACAGAGCAGGAGCGGCAGATCTGCCGGGAGAAGGTGGGCGAGAAGCTCTGTGAGAAGGTCATCAACATTGTGGAGGTGATGAACAGGCACGAATACCTGCCCAAGATGCCCACGCAGTCGGAGGTGGACAATGTGTTCGACACGGGCTTGCGGGATGTGCAGCCCTACCTCTACAAGATTTCCTTCCAGATTACTGATGCTCTAGGCACGTCGGTCACCACCACCATGCGCAGGCTCATCAAAGACACCCTGGCCCTCTAG